GGGTTCCCTACTAAAGAGCCCTTACTTCAAGGAAACACTAACTGGGTGACAGCCTTTTATAGAGAGAAATCGGGCAGCTCTTGGAAGGAAATGTAGGGATTCAAAGAAAGCAACCAGCTGCTCTCCCCTCGGAGCTTAGACCATAAGCAAGCTTGGGCTGTGGTTCCTGCACTCTTCTCCCTCTGAAGTTTCTTGCTTATACTTGTTGCGAATACACAGGAGGAAACAGAAATAGCACCATCCAAACCAGCAGGGCAGCCTGGGCTGATGAGCAACCAAGTTGGAGGGAGAGCTGGGGGAGTGGGTGTGTTTCTGGGTCTTTGGGCACAGTGGGGCTGAAAACTGGCCAGGAGGAGAGGATGGTAATCATTCGAGGCTTCAAATTgcccatttctccttctttctgggtttagggttagaatcTGTTtacattctttctctctctctttctttctccccctgTATCTGCGTCCTACCCAAGTTACAAAGGTCTGTAGGCTTGCCAGGCGCTGGTGTGGAGGGTAGGAGTAAAGGGTGGAAAAGGGGTAAGTGGGGGAATtcccccctccctgtccccagcAAAGACTTTCCAAGGGCTTGCTCAGCTTTGGGTCACATAGAAGCTTTTGGAGGCATGGAAATGGTTAAGGGGGCTATGGTGCAGGGCAGGACCAGCCCTGGGACTGGTTAAACATTTAGCTTTCACTAGCCCCATTCTCCAGTTTAAAGAACGGGTTGCCCAtctccaggaggaggaggaggaggaggaggggattgccaccaccacccccagtggCAGCGGCAGCACCTGGAGGAGGGGTGTGGGAGAGGGGTTACATGACCGAGTGTCCCCACCGCCCCTCCCTTGACGGCCCCTACAGGCGGTTCTCTGTGCAGCGCTGCGCCCGCTGCCACCTGGGTATCTCGGCCTCGGAGATGGTGATGCGTGCCCGGGACTTGGTTTATCACCTCAACTGCTTCACGTGCACCACGTGTAACAAGATGCTGACCACGGGCGACCACTTCGGCATGAAAGACAGCCTGGTCTACTGCCGCTTGCACTTCGAGGCGTTGCTGCAGGGCGAGTACCCCACACACTTCAACCACGCCGACGTGGCAGCGGCAGCCGCCGCGGCGGCCGCAGCTAAAAGCGCGGGGCTGGGCGCAGCCGGGGCCAACCCGCTGGGTCTTCCCTACTACAATGGCGTGGGCACTGTGCAGAAGGGCCGGCCTAGGAAGCGCAAGAGCCCGGGGCCTGGGGCGGATCTGGCTGCCTACAACGCTGGTAAGTGCCAGGCTCACTGAGCGACCCGGTCGGGTTTGGGGGCGGTTAGTGGCACCAGCGACCAAGTCTGGAGGGAACCTCGGTGCATTGAACTTAGAAGGGGTGCTCTGGCTCTCAATCTATGTGAGACCCAAGCTACAGATGGTTTGGGCAGGAAGATGTGAGCTCCGGAGGCGTCAGCCCACATGCCTTCGGCTGGAGCTGGAAGAGGGggcgcatgcatgcatgcatgcattccTGGCTGCTCCTGGTGCAAGGTCTTGTTGCAGAGAAATTGGGTTTTAGCGGTGGCTTTTTGGTTTGAGACTTGGCTGTGTTTTGCTGGCCTGAAACTGCAGGGGTAGGGAAAGCCAGGCAGGCCGATGGTGTGGCTGAAGGCTGGGGAGCTGAGGATTGAGGCTGGGCTGCAAGGGTCGCAAAAGAAAGAGCTGGTGGTGGCCAGAGCCCTGAGCTTGCCTGGGCTGCCTCTCAGTAGCATGAAATGTCCCGAGGGCAGTAAGCTAGGGGACCTTGGACCTTGGAGCCTTTTCTGAGCAAGAGTTTCGGATAATTGTGCCCCATTTGCTCCTCTCACCCAACCAGGTCTTGCTTTGCCCAGACACTTTTTCCCAagttcccaaagcctgaggggcaCTAAGGTGAGGATTGAGACCCCCACTCAGGGAGCCTGGCGCTGGAGGTTGAGACCAGAGCTGGCATGGCCTCACACAGAGGGGAGGAGGTAGGgaagtgagggagggggggactTATTTTGCATTTCCGGTGTCTTTGAACCCCAGGCCTTTCTCACCGGTACTGGGTACTCTCCCACGCCCCTCCCAGCTCAAAACAGCTGCAGAGGTTCTGAGGCCCGGCAAATTGATGTGAACACCTGCCCCAAGTCTGGACGGGCCAGAAAGGTTTATGGCTCCTGGGCTTCCGAACTAGAAAGAGTTTATTtgcaattattttctttctttcaattggGAGATCATCGCGTTGgagtgattttgttttcttcctcctcctccccgccccctccccccgccccccttcaaACACGCAActcggggtgaggggtggggagggggaaccaaATAAATCCAACACTATGGACTAAGGCAAGGGGACCACAGAGCCCAGGAAGTCCGAGAAATTAGAGTGATTTTGATCTTAGAAAGTGTGAGCTGGCTGGGGAGGGAAATCCGTTGCGGCGGGGCAGGAAGTCTCGGTTGGATCCACCGAAGTTGCTTGTTGTGGGGTCGTGGACTGTGCGGATCTCTTTAGAACTAGGGGGAaatccatccccacccccaccacggtGGTAAATGGGAGCTGGCCAAGGCGAAAAGGATGCGGGCGGCTTTGGAAGGCACCACCAAAGATGCCGCTTTCCAGAACTTGCACCCCTTCGGTCCCACCACcctgaaaatgaagaataaacgGAGTCCCGGCAGGATCCCCTCCAAACAAAGCCTCGTTTATTTACAAAGTGGGGCCAGCCTCCTCCGCTAGGAAGCAGCGGGCGCTCTGCGGGCCCCAAGGCGTGCGGTGGCTGGGGAGCGGGATTGTTTTCCCTGGCGTAGACTAAGAACCAGGTCTGAAACCTATGGGTCGAAGGTGCCCAGATttttcttcccaccccccacctcccgctTTCCAGCTGCCCTTCCTTCCCCACGCGACGCCCGGACTGCCGGGCGCGGTGAACCCACGGAGTTTCGGGAGGTCTGGCACCTCTCGGCAGGATCCAACGGCTCACGCTAGGTTCTGCCCACGTGCTCTTTGGTccgtcttcccccctccccccctttctgCTCTTTCTCGTTTGCCTTTTCCCTTCATCTCTTTCGGTCTGCGTCTCTCTGCGGGTCTCACTGTGTGCGGGTCGCCCTCCCGGTGCGCGCATCTCAGGCCCTGGCAGGGCTCTGCGTTCTCGCAGAATCCGCGCGGAACGCGCCGACGCCGGCCGCGCGGCTCGCTGATTCGGGGCTAGGTTGGGAACATGGGGCGCTGGGCCCAAGCCAGCCTCCCCAGGTCTAGCTTTCGCGTCACCGCTCCCGGGCACCAGCGGGCGAGAACTGGCCTTCGCGTGGTCTACAGGGCGACAGGGACTGAAGAAGGGACTTTGGAGGGTCCGACTCCTTAGCATTGTGtgggtgcgcgcgcgcgcacgcgcgcgcccCTGTTTCTCGCGGTAGAGACCCGAGCTTGATGTAGGAGTGTCCCACACCCGGGGGCACAGCGACACGGATCCCGTGAAAAGCCCGCGGGCTTGGGGACGGTCCGGCCGAGGAGACCCGGCACGCTGTTAAAGACGGGTTGCGCCGGGGGTCGGCGTAGGGAGGAGGCGCCGtcggggcgcccgagcctggctTTAGCTGAGGACAGCCTGGGCCCGCCGGGCTGCAGGGTCGGCAAGTCCTTCCGGGGCGGGGGCCGCTGCGTTCGTCCTCCCTCGGTCCGGCCCCGGAGGCGGAACTggaccccactccccgctcccccctgccCAGAGGGGCTGCCCGAGGGCCACGGGTGCGGAGTGGGCGCGAGGCCCGGGCCCCGCACTGGGCGCCGGGTTTGCGCGCCAAGGCCGCAGGAGTCCCGCGCGGCGCGGCCGGACGCCGAggcctcccccagccccagctttgtgtgtgtgtgcctggcgGCGTAATTACTGATTTGATTCCAATCCATTATTTAGACAATTGAACCTACAATCTCGTCTTTAGTAAAATGAGGCGAAGTCAGATTTGATTACAGGTTCAGTCCCAGCGACAAGAGCTCGAAACCCGATGGGTTAATAACAGATCACGAGTAAATTATTCATGATTTTACGAGCTCTTTAGCTCCATTGAATCGGCCTAattgagaggaaaaaaaaaagggaaagagaaagcccgggtcctcctcctcctcccctcagcccctcGCCCCTCTCCGGATCCAGTCCTGGGGAATCTCGGCAAGACCCGGGGAGTTAGGGGGTCTGGGGCACTGGTTAAGCCTGGGCGCAATGGGCCACTTTCTCCTGCTGTcgttccttcccttcccccagcaGCGGCCTCTTACCCAGGCGACAGGTCTGCCCAGGCCTCTGGCCACTGTCCTAGctttcttccctctctctttccaccagtgccctctctctccccaccccttaaCCCGTAATGGCTTTGGAAGAGGCCTCCCTGGCCCAGGGACGGTCTCCTCCAGACCCAGGACTCAGTTACCCTCCTTGGAATCCGCCCGCCACAGCCCCCCAATTCCAGGCCGCCTTTCTTCCTGAGCTTTCTCATATTTCTGTCTTTGTAGCGGCTTCTCCTGTCACCCTTCCTCATCCCTATTGCTGTCTTTTCAAGGCTCTTTCCTCTTCTGCCCCGGCTCTGTGCACCCCACCCTCTACGGGTTACTCTCACCATTCTCTGTCTGTCTACCCTCGACTCTTTCTCTCCTATCTCGCTTTCTGTCTCCTTCCCTCgcacctccccgcccccacctaaGGGGCCTCACTAGGGCACGTCCCCTGGGTGAAAGGGGCACGGGGGTCCCCACGGAGCTCATTAACAGCAGCGAGGCctgggtgggggctgggctgAGAAATGGGCCCAGAGGTCCCCAGAGGGAGGCTTGCCCCATCCCCTGTGGAGCTGGGGCCTGGGGGCAAGAAGAGGGTCGCTCCTGCAGTGCAGCGGGGGGGCCTGGCAATTTCTGTGGATCCAGTCCGGAGTCATTCTGTGAGGACTTTAAATTTATGGACACCGCCCCCCTCTGGTGGAGTACCTGGGTGGGTGTGGGGAAGGGGCCCTTTAGGAGAAGTAGCCCATGGCAGTCAGCTCCAAGGTCAGGGGCAAAACCTGCATCTCGCAAAAGCTCCCTGTGGGGGTTACTCTCCTTCTGGGCAGGAGGGGGAGATAGGTCATCAGGAGGAAAGAATTTAAGCCTCAGATACAATGCAAGACTTAAATTTGGATTTCAAGTACATATTAAATATGATATATTTTAGTACATGGATACCCTGTGAAGGATTTAGGATATTAAAAAACTGGAAACATTATTTGTCGTTTCTCTGAGATTCAAATTTAACTGGGTATTGGCAGCtgttttcgggggggggggaggtgttaAGGGGTGTAAGATATCTCCCCTGGTCCCCATGTACAGTGATGGCGTTGCCCCTCCTGGGAGGTTATCCCCAAGGCAGGACCTTGCGTGTGGAAGTGGTGAGGAGACTCAGAGTCTTGCGATGTCTCACTCAGCTCCTGGTTTTCACCGCTGCCCTGGCACAATGTCTTCGAAGCATTGACAGCCaggtgccagggtgtgtgtgtgtggcttctggATGGGGTCAGGTTCCCCAAAGGGTCAGGCCTTCATCCCCACTCCCCGTTTATGCTAATATGCGTGTGTAGCTTCATTTTCCTGATCTTCTGTTTTCTCCTCTCTAAAGTGGGGGGAACAATAGTCATTGCCAGAGTGAACAATAGTGGTCACTGCTTAGCACAGTTGTGAGTGAAGGTTCAATGTTGTATGAAAAGCCAAAGGCATACAGTAGGTGTCTAATACCCCTTCTCTTTTCCAGtttgatatctctctctctctctctctctctctctctctctctctctctctctctctctctctcagactgCAGGTAGATTTTGGAACTCCCTAAGCCTCATTTGCCCCCTTTGCTAAGCCTCAGAGGGCAATGGTGAGGATTAAACTAGAAAATGCAATTCCCGCCCAGCACGGAGGCCCTGGGAGCGGTCAGGACTTTCCGTTGTGGGAACTAATGAgggggcaaaaacaaaacaaaacaaaaacccgaaTCTCCCTTTCAGCCAGTGCCTACCAGATGCCTACCCTAGACACCACAGGAAAGCCCAGCTTAGCCACTCTCCTCAGGGAGTGCGTCAGGGAAACGGAAAGAGCCTGGgctgagagtgtgtctcctgcctcagtTTCATTATCTGTAAAAAGGGGGAAAGAATGcctagtccccccccccccccccaggttgtGGTGAGGATTCAGCGAGAGTGTGCATTATCTGCATCAGAGTAAGCTGCCATTGTTATGATTATCATTACTGGGGGCTCAGGATGGTTGGGGCTGGGGATTCTGGCAGAGCTGGGCTTGAATCCCAGCGCCCCGGATTTTCTAGCTGCTTCTGGGCATGatactttctctctctgaggCTCAGCTTCTTCATCTGTAAGATGGAAACAATACTCCCATCCCTGCTTGGTCCCCAAGAGACACTTTTGATGGCAGGTGGGGCGGGTGTGGTTCTGGCAGTactgtggcaggggtgggggtggggaatgtggCTGTGGAGGTTCACCTGCCTACTCTGCGCCCCCTCCCTAGCACTGAGCTGCAACGAGAATGATGCTGAGCACCTGGACCGGGACCAGCCATACCCCAGCAGCCAGAAGACCAAGCGCATGCGAACCTCCTTCAAGCACCACCAGCTTCGGACCATGAAGTCTTACTTTGCCATTAACCACAACCCCGACGCCAAGGACTTGAAGCAGCTCGCGCAGAAGACAGGCCTCACCAAGCGGGTCCTCCAGGTCAGCCGGGGCCAGGGCAGGAAAGAGGGCGCCTGCAGCTGCCAGGGCCTGGGGAAGAAGCCCACACCAGCCACCGGAGGACCTTTGGAGTCTGTGTCTGCGTTTCTTTTCGTTTATCTTGTTTACTACTTCGGTCTACTCAGTCTGCCTCTCTATCTGCTTTTCCATCTTCCCCCCTAACTTTATTTCCTCTCTTTCAGTTTTTCTGTCTGTGTCCTGTGTTTCCACACCCAGTTTGTTCCTTTCTTGTCAACAATTCTTAGTTACTCTTTACTATTCCCGCGACAACGATGTTCAAATGCGCCCATGCTGTAAAAGGTGCGAGCATTTCAGATAGGCCACATCGCCACGTTCCTCAGCGGAGACAGCTGTTAGCTGTTTGCTCCTTCTCTCCACCCATTTCCCCTAGTTTGTCTCCTCTTCTGATCTCTATCTCactactttctcctcctccctttgatttgcctgGCATCTCTCTAGATTTCTCCTTTATTTCTCTTTGTTAGATTCCAGATTCTTCTGGAAGCATGGTTTGGAAGGGCTGCAGGTGGGTCCCGTGGGATGGATAAGCAAGGTCTTCAAAGTTCTGCCCAAAGGGTGGTGGGAGCAacaggtgtgggtggggggggcctCTGTAGCTGAGTGGAAGGCACTTACATTTGAAGGTGTTTTCTTCGTCTATAGAGAGCTGGGGAGCGGGCACCCTCACCAGGTCCCAAAGCCAGTCTCGGATGCCAGAGGGG
This window of the Tenrec ecaudatus isolate mTenEca1 chromosome 10, mTenEca1.hap1, whole genome shotgun sequence genome carries:
- the LHX2 gene encoding LIM/homeobox protein Lhx2 isoform X1, translated to MLFHSLSGPEVHGVIDEMDRRAKSEAPAISSAIDRGDTETTMPSISSDRAALCAGCGGKISDRYYLLAVDKQWHMRCLKCCECKLNLESELTCFSKDGSIYCKEDYYRRFSVQRCARCHLGISASEMVMRARDLVYHLNCFTCTTCNKMLTTGDHFGMKDSLVYCRLHFEALLQGEYPTHFNHADVAAAAAAAAAAKSAGLGAAGANPLGLPYYNGVGTVQKGRPRKRKSPGPGADLAAYNAALSCNENDAEHLDRDQPYPSSQKTKRMRTSFKHHQLRTMKSYFAINHNPDAKDLKQLAQKTGLTKRVLQVWFQNARAKFRRNLLRQENTGVDKSTDAGLHTGTPSGPASELSNASLSPSSTPTTLTDLTSPTLPTVTSVLTSVPGNLEGHEPHSPSQTTLTNLF